CAGAGTTCCTCCAGCAGAAAAGGAGCCGTAATGACCGTAGGCCCTCCATCGAAGACGAAACCGTCTTCTTCGAACACGCGCGCACGACCACCGGGCTGGTCGAGCCGATCAAGGAGAGTGACCGTGTACCCCCTGGTTACTAGTCTGACGGCCGCGGCCAGACCTCCGAAGCCGGCTCCGATTACGACGGCACGTGCTTCTCGCTCAGGTGTTGTACCTATACGGCTATCCATCTGACTCTTGGAAGGCATTTGATGATTGTGGGCGATCGACGTCGTTTGTTAGTCGTTTCGAATCCAAACGCACGATCGGTACGAGCGTTACACGGATGGGCCGAAATGTAGGTGAAGAGTGACCGATGAGCGAATCGAGTCACGGGAATCGAGCCCTGAGTTCGGCAAGACTGTCTCCACCATATTTCTCCAGAACAGCGTTGGCGATAACGAGGGCGACCGTCGCTTCGGCGACCGTCGAGGCTGCAGGCACACTGGTCACGTCACTTCTCTCGTATCGAGTTGGCTGCGGCACGCCAGACGCGATATCCACAGTGTTCAGAGGCTTGATGAGAGTGGGTATCGGCTTCATGTAGCCGCGCACAACGATGGGCATTCCGTTCGACACGCCGCCCTCGATGCCTCCGGCCCTGTTCGTGCGGCGCCTCAATTCATCGCTGACAGCGACGATCTCGTCGTGTACCTCGGAGCCCGGAGCAAACGACCCGGCAATGCCGTCACCAACCTCAACCGCCTTCTGACCCTGTATTGACATGACCGCCTGCGCGAGCTGACCGTCAAGTCGCCGATCCCAGTGAACGTACGATCCCAGACCTGGTGGCACTCCGGTCACCACCACTTCGTAGGAGCCGCCCAGCGAGTCTCCGGACTTTTTGGTCTCAATGATATGCTCGATGCAACGGGCCGACAGATCTGGATCGATCATCCGTACGTCAGACTGGTCCGCCGCCTTGTTGAGACTGCCTGCTCCGTTGGTCAGAAGTTCGGATTGCCGGGAGAGATACGTCGCCGCCGTCGAGTATCGGACCCGACCGATTCCGGTAACGTGACTGCCGACCTCAATACCGACCGCTTCGAGAAGTGGTCTCGCCAGCGTACAACAGGCAACACGCATTGCCGTCTCACGAGCACTCGCACGTTCGATTACCGGACGAATATCATCGAAGCGATACTTCTGGGTACCAACTAGATCCGCATGACCAGGCCTTGGAAGCGTTACAGGATCGACATCGTCGCCACTACCACCGACGGCCATGACGAATTCCCAGTTCGACCTATCCTTGTGATAGGCAGCATTGTCCAGACGGAGTGCAACCGGGCTGCCCATTGTCTTTCCGAACCGTACACCAGAAATAATGTGAACGGAATCACGCTCGATCTTGGCTCGGCCACCGCGTCCGAATCCCAACCATCTTCGTGCCAGATGCTCGTTTATGGCTTCGGGACTAACGGCTACCCCCGCAGGCATTCCCTCGACAATACCGATGAGTGCCTCACCATGAGATTCACCGGCGGT
This region of Rhodothermales bacterium genomic DNA includes:
- the aroC gene encoding chorismate synthase — translated: MIRYLTAGESHGEALIGIVEGMPAGVAVSPEAINEHLARRWLGFGRGGRAKIERDSVHIISGVRFGKTMGSPVALRLDNAAYHKDRSNWEFVMAVGGSGDDVDPVTLPRPGHADLVGTQKYRFDDIRPVIERASARETAMRVACCTLARPLLEAVGIEVGSHVTGIGRVRYSTAATYLSRQSELLTNGAGSLNKAADQSDVRMIDPDLSARCIEHIIETKKSGDSLGGSYEVVVTGVPPGLGSYVHWDRRLDGQLAQAVMSIQGQKAVEVGDGIAGSFAPGSEVHDEIVAVSDELRRRTNRAGGIEGGVSNGMPIVVRGYMKPIPTLIKPLNTVDIASGVPQPTRYERSDVTSVPAASTVAEATVALVIANAVLEKYGGDSLAELRARFP